A section of the Thunnus albacares chromosome 6, fThuAlb1.1, whole genome shotgun sequence genome encodes:
- the LOC122983888 gene encoding zinc finger protein 2 homolog has translation MSENLVFYSETKSIMETVIKTTVDVFGNSKEENATKELNVRRKPDFDSVVEMLAQEATRKIDTIFTQLSSLLHNENKTLKAKVGQLESELTTMTANFENARMWRENVLNGCPVLFEETGLIFTLKPFGKFKRKPDKITEGVTESSSAAGLKSGHDAGGREATKEVNSEAESSPASRQDTAEDRTTTNTTTEPKNTDSQNKQEAEVQKKGKIFACDVCNKSFNRQFHLIKHMNTHKEQRPFACDQCPRKFRNTETFEHHLLRHEERKYTTFKCSLCEKTFKTKMHLKAHQLVHTDTRPFICSTCGKGFKTKHNLQAHQVVHSVEKPHKCTECGESFRYAFTLQCHKSIHTGEHPYKCTVCGKAFIKRRSLRTHQAVHRGKIFTCETCGAGFTLQHNLKRHIRIHTGERPFKCKVCGKSFIQDNKLKAHMLLHGASKSFMCDLCGKTFLYNCQLQKHLKVTHDERHGQVIRRRTRERGNRRVIYRRDRTTVDVTPFTCKTCRKGFDTAGLLKRHELIHTGQLQYNCDTCGKSFFYKATYDYHQRIHSGERPFGCEVCGKRFIILQALKSHKLQHSGDKPHNCEQCGKAFRIYTNYLRHLRIHTGEKPYECEVCGVRFRQLGHVKFHMQVHTGERPYSCSSCGLGFSDSRLLKKHNCTEKYQKTLGNTVSTP, from the exons CCAGATTTCGACAGCGTTGTGGAAATGTTGGCTCAGGAGGCAACGAGGAAGATCGACACTATTTTCACCCAACTGTCGTCACTACTGCACAACGAAAACAAGACCCTGAAGGCCAAAGTGGGACAGCTGGAGAGCGAGCTGACAACTATGACTGCAAATTTTGAAAATGCCAGAATGTGGAGAGAAAACGTCCTGAACGGTTGCCCGGTTCTGTTTGAGGAGACCGGATTGATCTTCACCTTGAAGCCGTTCGGGAAGTTCAAAAGAAAACCAGATAAAATAACAGAGGGAGTCACAGAATCATCGTCTGCTGCTGGACTGAAGAGTGGACACGATGCTG GTGGCAGAGAGGCGACAAAGGAAGTGAACTCTGAAGCCGAGTCATCACCAGCTAGTAGACAAG ACACTGCAGAGGATCGTACGACGACTAACACCACCACAGAgcccaaaaacactgacagccaaaacaaacaggaagctgAAGTCCAGAAGAAAGGGAAGATCTTTGCATGCGATGTCTGTAACAAGAGCTTTAACCGTCAGTTTCACCTGATAAAGCACATGAACACTCACAAAGAACAGAGGCCTTTTGCCTGCGACCAGTGCCCGAGAAAATTCAGGAATACGGAAACTTTTGAGCACCACCTGCTGCGCCACGAGGAGAGGAAATACACGACCTTCAAGTGCTCGCTCTGTGAGAagacattcaaaacaaaaatgcacCTCAAGGCTCATCAGCTCGTACACACAGACACGAGGCCTTTCATCTGCTCCACCTGCGGGAAAGGATTCAAAACTAAACACAACCTACAGGCTCATCAGGTGGTGCACAGCGTTGAAAAGCCGCACAAATGCACAGAATGCGGCGAGAGTTTCAGGTACGCGTTCACGCTGCAGTGCCATAAAAGCATTCATACAGGCGAGCATCCTTATAAGTGCACTGTGTGTGGCAAAGCTTTTATAAAGAGGAGATCACTAAGGACGCACCAGGCTGTCCACAGAGGGAAAATCTTTACGTGCGAGACGTGCGGAGCGGGCTTCACTCTTCAACACAACCTGAAGAGACACATTCGTATTCACACGGGCGAGAGACCGTTCAAATGTAAAGTCTGCGGGAAGAGTTTCATTCAGGACAACAAGCTGAAAGCCCACATGCTTCTCCATGGCGCTTCAAAGTCCTTCATGTGTGACCTGTGCGGAAAAACTTTCCTTTACAACTGCCAGCTGCAGAAACACCTGAAAGTAACCCACGATGAAAGACACGGGCAGGTCATCAGAAGACGAACCCGAGAGCGAGGTAACCGCAGAGTCATCTATCGACGGGACAGAACGACGGTAGACGTGACGCCGTTCACCTGCAAGACCTGCCGCAAGGGCTTCGACACCGCGGGTTTGCTGAAGAGACACGAGCTGATTCACACGGGTCAGTTGCAGTACAACTGCGACACATGCGGGAAGTCTTTTTTCTACAAGGCCACCTACGACTACCATCAGCGGATCCACTCCGGAGAGAGGCCGTTCGGTTGTGAGGTGTGCGGGAAGAGGTTCATCATCCTTCAGGCGCTCAAGTCCCACAAACTGCAGCACTCCGGAGACAAACCGCATAATTGCGAGCAGTGCGGCAAGGCCTTCAGGATCTACACCAACTACCTCAGACACTTACGGATCCACACCGGGGAGAAGCCGTACGAGTGTGAGGTCTGTGGAGTGAGGTTCAGGCAGCTCGGACACGTCAAGTTTCACATGCAGGTCCACACGGGAGAACGGCCGTattcctgcagcagctgtggaCTCGGATTTTCAGACTCAAGGCTGCTCAAGAAACACAACTGTACTGAGAAATATCAGAAAACGTTAGGGAACACAGTCAGTACGCCTTGA